GTTCTTCGTCGCGCCGATCCAGGACAGCCTCTTCGGCTTCGTGATCATCGCGAACACCGGCATCGGCATCATCCAGGAACTCCGCGCCAAGAAGACCCTCGACGGACTCGCCCTCATCGGCGAGGCGAAACCGACCGTCCGCCGCGACGGGGTCGCCGCCGAGCTCTCCACCTCCGAGATCGTCCTCGGTGACCTGATCGAGCTCGGCCCCGGCGACAAGGTCGTCGTCGACGGCGTCGTCGCCGAGGCCGACAGCCTGGAGATCGACGAATCACTCCTCACCGGCGAGGCCGACCCGGTCGTGAAACAGCCCGGCGACCCGGTCATGTCCGGCTCGTTCGTCGTCGCCGGCGGCGGCGCGTTCACCGCCACCAAGGTCGGCCGCGAGGCCTACGCGGCCCAGCTCGCCGAAGAGGCCTCCCGCTTCACCCTCGTCCACTCCGAGCTGCGCAGCGGCATCTCCACGATCCTCAAATACGTGACGTGGATGATGATCCCGACCGCGATCGGGCTGATCATCAGCCAGCTCGTCGTGAAGGACAACGACCTCAAGAACTCGATCGCCCGCACGGTCGGCGGCATCGTCCCGATGATCCCCGAGGGCCTCGTGCTCCTCACCTCCGTGGCCTTCGCGATCGGCGTGATCCGCCTCGGCCGCAAGCAGTGCCTCGTCCAGGAACTCCCCGCCATCGAGGGCCTGGCCCGCGTCGACGTCGTCTGCCTCGACAAGACGGGCACGCTCACCGAGGGCGGCATGGACGTCACGGAGCTCCGCCCGCTCAACGGCTCGGACGAGGCATACGTACGAAAGGTCCTCGGCGCGCTGGGCGAATCGGACCCGCGCCCGAACGCCTCCCTCCAGGCCATCATCGACGCCTACCCGGACTCGGTGGACTGGCGCTGCACGGAGTCGCTCCCCTTCTCCTCGGCGCGCAAGTACAGCGGCGCGGCCTTCAGCGAGGGCAACGGCGAGAACTCGACATGGCTCCTGGGCGCCCCCGACGTCCTCCTCCCGTCCGGCGACCCGACCCTCACCGAGATCGACCACCTCAACGAACAGGGCCTGAGGGTCCTCCTCCTCGCCCGCACGACCCGCGACCTCGACGCCCCCGAGATCGCCACCGACGCCCGCCCGACGGCCCTCGTCGTCCTGGAACAGCGGCTACGCCCCGACGCGGCCGACACCCTGGCCTACTTCGCCGACCAGAACGTCGCCACGAAGATCATCTCGGGCGACAACGCGGTCTCGGTCGGCGCGGTCGCCGGAAAACTGGACATGCCCGGCGCCGCGAACACGGTCGACGCCCGCCGGCTCCCCACGGACCGGGAGGAAATGGCGAAGGTCCTCGACGAGAACGCGGTCTTCGGCCGGGTCAGCCCGCAGCAGAAGCGGGACATGGTGGCGGCGCTCCAGTCCCACGGCCACACGGTCGCGATGACGGGCGACGGCGTCAACGACGTCCTCGCCCTGAAGGACGCGGACATCGGCGTCTCGATGGGCTCGGGCTCGGAAGCGACCCGCGCGGTGGCCCAGATCGTCCTCCTGAACAACTCCTTCGCGACGCTCCCGTCGGTGGTGGCGGAAGGCCGCCGGGTCATCGGCAACATCACCCGCGTAGCCACCCTCTTCCTCACCAAGACGGTCTACTCGGTCCTCCTCGCAGTCCTCGTCGTCTGCTCCCAGGTCGAGTACCCCTTCCTCCCCCGCCACCTCACCCTCCTCTCCACCCTCACGATCGGCGTCCCGGCCTTCTTCCTCGCCCTCGCCCCCAACAAGGAACGCGCGAGGCCGAACTTCGTCCGCCGGGTCATGAGGTACGCAATCCCCGGCGGCGTCATCGCGGCGGCGTGCACCTTCACCACGTACCTCCTCGCCCGCCACCACTACAGCGGCGAAGGCGCCCTGGAAGCGGAGACCAGCGCGGCCACCCTCACGCTCTTCCTGGTCTCCATGTGGGTCCTGGCGATCATCGCCCGCCCCTACACCTGGTGGCGGATCACCCTCGTCGCCACGATGGCCGGCGCCTTCCTCCTGGTCCTCGTCGTCCCCTGGCTCCAGGACTTCTTCGCCCTGAAGCTGGTCGGCACGACGATGCCGTGGGCGGCGGTCGTGATCGCGGCGGTGGGCGCGGTGCTCCTTGAGGTGGCGTACCGCTGGGTGAGCAGGAAGTTCCCGGCATAAGCCCCGGCGGACCGGGCCCCGGCGGACCAAGCCCCGGCGGCAACTCCCTGCCGAGCCGCCCGAGTCCCCGCTAGGGTGGCCGATCGATCGCGCGTGATCATCGGTTGGGGGCGGGGATGGCTGCGGGTACGGGGGAAACGCGTCTCACGATGCTCGGGCACTACCAGGTGGCCGAGTTGCTGGGAGCCGGCGGCATGGGCGAGGTCTACCTCGCCCACTCGCCCTCCGGACGGGCGGTCGCCGTCAAGGTGATCCGCGAGGACCTCGCGGCGAAGCCCGGCTTCCGCGAACGGTTCGCCCGCGAGGTCCAGGCGGCCCGGCAGGTGAGCGGCGCGTTCACGGCACCGGTCCTGGACGCCGACACGACGGGCCCCACCCCGTGGATGGCCACCCAGTACGTCGAAGGCCCCACGCTCGCCGACGTGGTGAACGACCGGGGCACGCTCCCCGCCGACGAGGTCTGGCGACTGGCGTCGGGCCTGTGCGAGGCGCTGCGCGACATCCACCGCGCGGGCCTGGTCCACCGCGACCTGAAGCCCGGGAACATCCTGCTGGCCGAGGACGGCCCACGGGTCATCGACTTCGGCATCTCACGCGTCGTGGACGCGACCGCCCTGACGCAGACCGGTCAGATCCTGGGAACACCCCTCTTCATGGCGCCCGAACAGTTCCGCACCCCCCGTGACGCGGGACCGGCCGCCGACGTCTTCGCACTGGGATCGGTCCTCGTCTACGCGGCGACCGGCCACGGCCCGTTCGACGCGGACACCCCGTACGCGATCGCCTGGAACGCCGTCCACGAGGACCCGAACCTCACCGGCCTGCCCGAATCCCTCCGCCCCGTCGTCGAACCCTGCCTGCGCAAGGACCCCGCCGAACGCCCCGCCCCCGAAACCCTCCTGACCCTCCTCTCCTCCCGCCGCGAACGCCGCGCCCACCGCACCTCCGCCCGCGAAGCCGAACTCGCCCACACCCGCCGCGTCCGACTGCGCCGGGGCGCGCTCGCGGCGGGCGCGGTGGCGTGCGCGGCGCTCATCGCCGGCGTATGGACGTGGTGGCCGAACGGGGACGGCGGCGAAAGCCCCCGGAAACCGCTCGCCACGGCCGGCACCCCGTCATCCGGACCGACGTCCGCGCCGGTGCGGATGCCGGGCTGGAAGCCGTGGGTGACACAGCTGCGTACGGACCAGGGCCCGCCACGCGAGATGACCGACTGCCGCTACGAGGCCTCGGCCCTCTGGTGCACGGACGATCGGGCACAGCTGGCACGTCTGGACCCCCGCTCGGGAAAGGTGCTCTGGCGACAGACCGGCCCCGGAGGGCAGGGGTCGGCAATCCTGGGCACGACGCGCTGGACCGTTCTGGTCGGCGCCTACCAGGAGAACGGGTCCCAGCACGCGTACAAGATCCAGGCATACGACGTGGAGACGGGAAAGCCGCAGAACGAGCGAGTGATCCCCGGGGCGAAGGAGTGCGGCCTCGCCGCCGAGCTCATCGTCTGCGCTCACGGCGGAAGCATGTCGGCGTGGAACCCGGACGGGATCTCTCCCCGGTGGACCGCCTCATCGGACTGGGTCCTGCTCCCCTCGCCGAAGGGCTCCCCGCCGCAGA
The sequence above is a segment of the Streptomyces sp. NBC_01255 genome. Coding sequences within it:
- a CDS encoding HAD-IC family P-type ATPase: MTQRAKIDTGGSETEAVEPPVVHRPAGLTAAEVAERVARGEVNDVPVRSSRSTTDIVRANVFTRFNAIIGVLWVIMFFVAPIQDSLFGFVIIANTGIGIIQELRAKKTLDGLALIGEAKPTVRRDGVAAELSTSEIVLGDLIELGPGDKVVVDGVVAEADSLEIDESLLTGEADPVVKQPGDPVMSGSFVVAGGGAFTATKVGREAYAAQLAEEASRFTLVHSELRSGISTILKYVTWMMIPTAIGLIISQLVVKDNDLKNSIARTVGGIVPMIPEGLVLLTSVAFAIGVIRLGRKQCLVQELPAIEGLARVDVVCLDKTGTLTEGGMDVTELRPLNGSDEAYVRKVLGALGESDPRPNASLQAIIDAYPDSVDWRCTESLPFSSARKYSGAAFSEGNGENSTWLLGAPDVLLPSGDPTLTEIDHLNEQGLRVLLLARTTRDLDAPEIATDARPTALVVLEQRLRPDAADTLAYFADQNVATKIISGDNAVSVGAVAGKLDMPGAANTVDARRLPTDREEMAKVLDENAVFGRVSPQQKRDMVAALQSHGHTVAMTGDGVNDVLALKDADIGVSMGSGSEATRAVAQIVLLNNSFATLPSVVAEGRRVIGNITRVATLFLTKTVYSVLLAVLVVCSQVEYPFLPRHLTLLSTLTIGVPAFFLALAPNKERARPNFVRRVMRYAIPGGVIAAACTFTTYLLARHHYSGEGALEAETSAATLTLFLVSMWVLAIIARPYTWWRITLVATMAGAFLLVLVVPWLQDFFALKLVGTTMPWAAVVIAAVGAVLLEVAYRWVSRKFPA
- a CDS encoding protein kinase domain-containing protein; translated protein: MLGHYQVAELLGAGGMGEVYLAHSPSGRAVAVKVIREDLAAKPGFRERFAREVQAARQVSGAFTAPVLDADTTGPTPWMATQYVEGPTLADVVNDRGTLPADEVWRLASGLCEALRDIHRAGLVHRDLKPGNILLAEDGPRVIDFGISRVVDATALTQTGQILGTPLFMAPEQFRTPRDAGPAADVFALGSVLVYAATGHGPFDADTPYAIAWNAVHEDPNLTGLPESLRPVVEPCLRKDPAERPAPETLLTLLSSRRERRAHRTSAREAELAHTRRVRLRRGALAAGAVACAALIAGVWTWWPNGDGGESPRKPLATAGTPSSGPTSAPVRMPGWKPWVTQLRTDQGPPREMTDCRYEASALWCTDDRAQLARLDPRSGKVLWRQTGPGGQGSAILGTTRWTVLVGAYQENGSQHAYKIQAYDVETGKPQNERVIPGAKECGLAAELIVCAHGGSMSAWNPDGISPRWTASSDWVLLPSPKGSPPQSVYVMKITESGLPTEVGEISQGDGHLIWRQDVPKGTGFARVSGEGFLYFLTYRGGVTKLVRLDPERGGERTTDLAVPERMLDIVGEVFYSHRGGVISAYDIATGRRLWASSTLHHRFSAPTVEGDRIHFTTQDGTVIALDRHTGGALWQQKAPQGGSEPGPSARATLAIPAPVVLGDVIVAPAYQAWIHSFLAPQTATPPRAKAPSTAAG